Proteins from one uncultured Desulfuromonas sp. genomic window:
- the efp gene encoding elongation factor P translates to MYTCSDLKKGLKLMIDGEPHVIAGFDFTKPGKGQALYKCKLRNMITGALFDRTYRSGENFEPAPLEERDMQYLYQDETGYVFMDNKSYEQISLTEETLGDDRYFLVDNMEVKILMFGELGIGITLPNFVTLRVTMAEPWVKGDTAAGNNKPATVETGYNLQVPSFVEEGILIQIDTRTGEYVTRVKE, encoded by the coding sequence ATGTATACCTGTTCTGACCTGAAAAAAGGTCTTAAATTGATGATCGACGGTGAGCCTCATGTCATTGCCGGTTTCGACTTCACCAAGCCCGGCAAAGGCCAGGCTCTGTATAAATGCAAATTGCGCAACATGATTACCGGCGCCTTGTTTGACCGCACCTACCGCAGCGGTGAGAACTTTGAGCCCGCCCCCCTGGAAGAGCGCGACATGCAGTACCTGTATCAGGATGAGACAGGTTACGTGTTTATGGACAACAAATCCTACGAGCAGATTTCCCTTACTGAAGAAACGCTGGGGGATGATCGTTACTTTCTGGTCGACAACATGGAAGTCAAAATTCTCATGTTCGGCGAACTGGGCATCGGCATCACACTGCCCAACTTTGTTACTCTGCGCGTCACTATGGCCGAGCCATGGGTAAAGGGCGACACCGCCGCGGGTAACAACAAACCGGCCACGGTCGAAACCGGATACAACCTGCAGGTTCCTTCCTTTGTTGAAGAAGGCATTCTGATCCAGATCGACACCCGTACCGGTGAATACGTGACCCGCGTCAAGGAATAG